In Flavobacteriaceae bacterium, the following proteins share a genomic window:
- a CDS encoding sodium-dependent transporter has protein sequence MTNNKNQYSSNLGAILTMIGVAVGLGNIWRFPYMMGAYGGSAFLLIYLIFTILLAFPALLTEMSLGKHIGTGTLNAYKSLFKGRLGVILGYLLITVVTIAGSYYAVVVANVFFSAGFSVIKGFSNEANPYFQQLLSNGVIQYGLTILLIIAALFTSYKGLKNGIEKISKIIMPFFLLSILYMIIHAWLMPGALDRVKQFLSPDFTAIGSTEIFAALGQAFFSIGLGGTFVVVYASYISKTKEIPKIAILTCLGDLGSSLLVSLFLVPSILVLGMKMDAGPSLIFNTFPELFTNLPGGRWVGSLFLVSLSLVAFLSLVASFQVPISSLSELKISKKKLIISFGILQLILAFPSALYPNIIGVLDLVFGSGMQVFGSMLAIIGIWWGTKRSIYIKKLFNNPNSKRAFFFTFWLRWVVPVTLLTVLIGYIYNSI, from the coding sequence ATGACAAATAATAAAAACCAGTATTCTTCTAATTTAGGAGCAATACTAACCATGATTGGTGTTGCTGTGGGTTTAGGTAATATCTGGCGATTTCCATATATGATGGGAGCCTATGGCGGCAGTGCTTTTCTTCTTATTTATTTAATTTTTACTATATTATTAGCGTTCCCTGCCCTACTTACCGAAATGTCTTTAGGAAAACATATTGGTACAGGAACACTAAATGCATACAAATCTCTTTTTAAAGGACGCCTTGGAGTTATATTAGGTTATTTATTAATAACTGTTGTAACTATAGCTGGATCTTATTATGCCGTGGTGGTTGCAAACGTGTTTTTTAGTGCTGGTTTTTCAGTCATCAAAGGGTTTTCTAATGAAGCTAATCCATATTTTCAACAATTGTTAAGTAATGGGGTAATTCAATATGGACTCACTATTTTACTCATTATAGCAGCACTATTTACATCCTATAAAGGATTAAAAAATGGAATTGAAAAAATTTCGAAAATTATTATGCCTTTCTTCTTATTATCTATTTTATATATGATAATTCATGCATGGCTAATGCCTGGAGCTCTAGATCGTGTTAAGCAGTTCTTATCTCCAGATTTTACAGCAATTGGTTCTACTGAAATTTTTGCAGCATTAGGGCAAGCATTTTTCTCAATAGGATTAGGAGGGACTTTTGTTGTAGTTTATGCATCTTATATTTCTAAAACTAAAGAAATTCCAAAAATTGCAATACTTACTTGTTTAGGAGATTTAGGATCTTCGCTTTTGGTAAGCTTATTTTTAGTTCCTAGTATCCTTGTATTAGGAATGAAAATGGATGCTGGTCCTTCTCTTATTTTTAATACTTTCCCAGAATTGTTTACCAATTTACCAGGAGGAAGATGGGTAGGCTCTTTATTTTTAGTATCACTAAGCCTTGTCGCATTTTTATCTTTAGTGGCATCTTTTCAAGTTCCAATAAGTAGTCTTTCGGAGCTTAAAATTTCAAAAAAGAAATTGATAATAAGCTTTGGTATTTTACAACTTATATTAGCTTTTCCAAGTGCTTTATATCCAAACATTATAGGAGTTTTAGATCTTGTTTTTGGATCTGGGATGCAGGTATTTGGTAGCATGCTAGCAATTATAGGGATATGGTGGGGAACTAAACGTAGTATTTATATCAAAAAATTATTTAACAACCCTAATAGTAAGCGTGCTTTTTTCTTTACGTTCTGGTTACGGTGGGTTGTACCAGTAACATTACTCACTGTTCTTATAGGGTATATTTATAATAGTATATAA
- a CDS encoding cupin: MSKQNYTQTQLVLPSQDLTKDIVYFTNLGFQLNQIFPSDDPAVAIMSGFGQQIYIDKNANCNPPTLHLLTDTPEKFSNTDLIAPNGTIIKLLPKTYQLHTPQTQHKFEVRKLTNNDPWVVGRAGMLYRDLIPDRLGGSIIASHINIPNGGPVPDVVHYHTIGFQLIFCYKGWVKLVYEDQGPPFILKAGDCVTQPPEIRHRVLESSDNLEVIEIGVPAEHMTTIDHDMRLPTKEFRPERKFQGQTFCRHQLEESEWNKWRIDGFEYRETEINSATNNVASVHIARALTTNPTKQVISHDADILFTFVMKGNLNLLAENRQEQKLQKGDAFVIPPNMKYQMTNYSKDLELLEVSLPGTFKTTHHI, translated from the coding sequence GTGAGTAAGCAAAACTATACCCAAACTCAACTTGTATTACCTAGTCAAGATCTTACAAAGGATATAGTATATTTTACAAATTTAGGTTTTCAGCTAAATCAAATATTTCCATCAGATGATCCAGCAGTTGCAATTATGTCAGGTTTTGGGCAACAAATTTATATAGATAAAAATGCTAATTGTAATCCACCAACGTTACATTTATTAACAGATACACCTGAGAAATTTTCTAACACTGATTTAATTGCACCTAACGGTACAATTATTAAACTTTTACCTAAAACGTATCAGCTACATACACCACAAACACAGCACAAATTTGAAGTACGTAAATTAACAAATAACGATCCATGGGTCGTTGGAAGGGCAGGTATGCTTTATCGAGACCTTATTCCTGATCGCTTAGGAGGAAGTATTATTGCATCTCATATTAATATTCCAAATGGTGGTCCAGTACCAGATGTTGTACACTATCATACCATAGGATTTCAACTCATATTTTGTTATAAAGGTTGGGTGAAATTAGTTTATGAAGATCAAGGACCTCCATTTATTTTAAAAGCTGGAGATTGTGTTACACAACCTCCTGAAATAAGGCATCGTGTTCTAGAATCCTCTGACAATTTAGAAGTTATTGAAATTGGTGTTCCTGCAGAGCATATGACTACTATTGATCATGATATGAGGCTACCTACTAAAGAATTCAGGCCAGAAAGAAAATTTCAGGGTCAAACGTTTTGTCGTCATCAGCTTGAAGAATCTGAGTGGAACAAATGGAGAATCGATGGTTTTGAATATAGGGAAACAGAGATTAATTCTGCTACAAATAATGTTGCTTCAGTTCATATTGCAAGAGCACTAACTACAAATCCAACAAAGCAAGTTATAAGCCATGATGCTGATATTCTTTTTACCTTTGTTATGAAAGGTAATTTAAATTTGCTTGCCGAAAATCGCCAAGAACAAAAACTTCAAAAAGGAGATGCTTTTGTGATTCCGCCAAATATGAAATATCAAATGACCAATTATTCAAAAGATTTAGAATTATTAGAAGTGTCATTACCTGGAACATTTAAAACTACTCACCATATATGA